The Halogranum gelatinilyticum genome contains a region encoding:
- a CDS encoding SRPBCC domain-containing protein, producing the protein MRELTTTVDIDAAPEAVWAVLTDFEHYPEWNPFMRVTGRANEGARLVVDLTPPGGRDFQFRPTVTRVDRDHEFRWLGHLFVPGLYDGEHRFILETHDEGTRLTHAESFGGVLAGLINRFVGEGTEQGFEEMNAALKERVESLATAEANGVEASRAAKDDSTGDEVAV; encoded by the coding sequence ATGCGAGAACTCACGACGACGGTCGACATCGACGCCGCGCCCGAGGCAGTGTGGGCGGTACTCACCGACTTCGAGCACTACCCCGAGTGGAACCCCTTCATGCGCGTCACCGGCCGCGCCAACGAGGGCGCGCGGCTCGTCGTCGACCTGACGCCGCCGGGTGGCCGGGACTTCCAGTTCCGACCCACGGTGACGCGCGTCGACCGCGACCACGAGTTCCGGTGGCTCGGCCACCTGTTCGTCCCCGGTCTCTACGACGGCGAACACCGCTTCATCTTGGAGACGCACGACGAGGGCACCCGACTGACGCACGCCGAGTCGTTCGGCGGCGTGCTCGCCGGGCTAATCAACCGCTTCGTCGGCGAGGGCACCGAGCAGGGCTTCGAGGAAATGAACGCGGCACTGAAGGAGCGAGTCGAATCACTGGCGACAGCGGAAGCCAACGGAGTTGAAGCGTCGCGAGCGGCGAAAGACGACTCGACCGGCGACGAGGTCGCGGTCTAA
- a CDS encoding histidine phosphatase family protein has product MATVLLVRHGETNWNREGRIQGWAPSRLTARGHEQADALASHVAATYDVDRVVASDLRRVQETADHLARTLGRDVALDPAWRERDFGFLQGLTDAELHEQLPEYSLEAVGYSAAEARPKGGESFLDLRERVLTAWADLLDGLEEGETVLVVSHGGPIRFVLADLKGLDAVAAVLDQEQANCALNEIRVASPPELVVENETGFLDGLDYSRIG; this is encoded by the coding sequence ATGGCGACGGTGCTCCTCGTCCGACACGGCGAGACGAACTGGAACCGCGAGGGCCGCATCCAGGGCTGGGCACCGTCACGGCTGACGGCGCGTGGTCACGAGCAGGCCGACGCGCTCGCAAGTCACGTCGCGGCGACCTACGACGTCGACCGCGTCGTCGCCTCCGACCTCCGCCGGGTGCAGGAGACGGCCGACCATCTCGCCCGGACGCTCGGCCGCGACGTCGCCCTCGACCCGGCGTGGCGCGAGCGCGACTTCGGCTTCCTGCAAGGACTCACGGACGCCGAACTCCACGAGCAGCTGCCCGAGTACAGCCTCGAAGCCGTCGGCTACTCGGCGGCCGAAGCCCGGCCCAAGGGCGGCGAGAGCTTCTTGGACCTCCGCGAGCGGGTGCTGACGGCGTGGGCCGACCTCCTCGACGGACTCGAAGAGGGAGAGACGGTGCTCGTCGTCAGCCACGGCGGTCCTATCAGATTCGTCCTCGCCGACCTGAAGGGACTCGACGCGGTGGCGGCGGTGCTCGACCAAGAGCAAGCGAACTGCGCGCTCAACGAGATCCGGGTGGCGAGTCCGCCCGAACTGGTGGTCGAAAACGAGACTGGCTTTCTCGACGGTCTCGACTACTCGCGCATCGGGTAG
- the larE gene encoding ATP-dependent sacrificial sulfur transferase LarE, translated as MTLDEKLAAVRDDLAERDGVLVAFSGGVDSAVVATLARDALGDDAVACTARSETLPEAELDDAKRVASEIGIRHELVEFSELDNPAFVENDGERCYHCRTMRLGKMYEAAQSLGIDTVCDGTNASDPGEGHRPGLRAVEELEVFSPLLAHDITKDEVREIADRYDLSVADKPSMACLSSRIPTGLEVTEEKLSRVEKAERVLRTWGFSQFRVRDHDGLARIEVAEEELDDALDPEFVRAAREHLKDVGFDHVTLDLHGYQTGSVSPANEAYDEEPVVADVFAEDYPMRE; from the coding sequence ATGACTCTCGACGAGAAGCTCGCTGCTGTCCGGGACGACCTCGCCGAACGCGACGGCGTGCTCGTCGCCTTCTCCGGCGGCGTCGACTCCGCCGTCGTCGCCACACTCGCCCGCGATGCCCTCGGCGACGACGCCGTCGCCTGCACCGCCAGAAGCGAGACGCTGCCCGAGGCGGAACTGGACGACGCCAAGCGCGTCGCGAGCGAGATCGGCATCCGCCACGAACTCGTCGAGTTCTCGGAACTCGACAACCCGGCGTTCGTCGAAAACGACGGCGAACGCTGCTATCACTGCCGGACGATGCGTCTCGGCAAGATGTACGAGGCGGCCCAGTCGTTGGGCATCGACACCGTCTGCGACGGCACCAACGCCTCGGACCCCGGCGAGGGCCACCGTCCGGGTCTCCGCGCCGTGGAGGAACTCGAAGTCTTCTCGCCGCTCTTGGCACACGATATCACCAAAGACGAGGTTCGGGAGATCGCCGACCGCTACGACCTCTCGGTCGCCGACAAGCCCTCGATGGCCTGTCTCTCCTCGCGCATCCCGACCGGGCTGGAAGTCACCGAGGAGAAGCTCTCGCGCGTCGAGAAGGCCGAACGCGTCCTCCGCACCTGGGGCTTCTCGCAGTTCCGCGTCCGCGACCACGACGGACTGGCCCGTATCGAGGTCGCCGAAGAAGAACTCGACGACGCACTCGACCCCGAGTTCGTCCGCGCGGCCCGCGAACATCTGAAAGACGTCGGCTTCGACCACGTGACGCTGGACCTCCACGGCTACCAGACCGGCAGCGTCAGCCCCGCCAACGAGGCCTACGACGAGGAGCCGGTCGTCGCCGACGTCTTCGCCGAAGACTACCCGATGCGCGAGTAG
- a CDS encoding MutS-related protein, protein MEFTAIPGVGEKTAASLARLDDAERALRDGDVAALARAPGLTAGRAAAIARGAIRKRHGDDGGFLATSHTRDLYEDVLGLLQARTETTYAEKRLETLFPSTAESRIEEVRAFASEAMAREVDDAVLDALSDVAPLKSPPTQRVRERCLATADAERYAETDEAYPELSVEIVEDGRDIAELARSYSTVVVIDETFAGIDVEGDVRVWPDALDRPADIVPERLLNFFAANRSRLLAAAEVHEAAGMDPACSLADLRDGLSRVDDDGELVGDDELTRLTNAVDDVSAAVSTAESVANDHLRDAIREQDVTIEGTDFLSLVEQGARVDSLLDRELADQYDDALAKAREHVVDSLSLKSGEDGPVERLFPTDPTFPVEHREDVASRLKTELGAARDQRAARLKAELATDLGDLREPVEALVRDALERDVELAVARFARDFECVMPEFGGSGFAIEGGRSPLLDVDFADVDPVDYTVEGVTLLSGVNSGGKTSTLDLVGVVVLLAHMGLPVPAERVRLETFEELHYYAKSQGTLDAGAFEATLRDFADLTEGAENRLVLVDELESITEPGASAKIIAGILEELDGQDATAVFVSHLAGGIREAADFHVAVDGIEAVGLEDGQLVVNRSPVKDHLARSTPELIVEKLAGESGNAFYDRLLKKF, encoded by the coding sequence ATGGAGTTTACGGCCATCCCCGGCGTCGGTGAGAAGACGGCCGCGTCGCTCGCTCGCCTCGACGACGCCGAACGCGCCCTCCGTGACGGTGACGTCGCCGCGCTCGCCCGCGCCCCCGGTCTCACCGCGGGACGGGCGGCCGCCATCGCACGGGGAGCCATCCGGAAGCGACACGGTGACGACGGCGGCTTCCTCGCGACCAGCCACACCCGCGACCTCTACGAGGACGTCCTCGGGCTGCTGCAAGCCCGCACGGAGACGACCTACGCCGAGAAACGCCTGGAGACGCTGTTTCCGAGCACCGCCGAGTCGCGCATCGAGGAGGTCCGCGCCTTCGCGAGCGAGGCGATGGCCCGCGAGGTCGACGACGCGGTCCTCGACGCGCTCTCCGACGTCGCACCCCTGAAGTCGCCGCCGACCCAGCGCGTCCGCGAACGCTGTCTCGCCACCGCCGACGCCGAACGCTACGCCGAGACCGACGAGGCCTACCCCGAACTCTCAGTCGAGATCGTCGAGGACGGCCGCGACATCGCCGAACTCGCGCGGTCGTACTCGACGGTCGTCGTCATCGACGAGACCTTCGCCGGTATCGACGTCGAGGGCGACGTCCGGGTCTGGCCCGACGCTCTCGACCGCCCGGCCGACATCGTCCCCGAACGCCTCTTGAACTTCTTCGCGGCCAACCGCTCACGACTGCTCGCGGCCGCCGAGGTCCACGAGGCCGCGGGCATGGACCCCGCGTGCTCGCTCGCAGACCTGCGGGACGGTCTCTCCCGCGTCGACGACGATGGCGAACTCGTCGGCGACGACGAACTGACCCGGCTCACCAACGCCGTCGACGACGTGTCGGCCGCTGTCTCGACGGCCGAATCCGTCGCCAACGACCATCTGCGGGACGCCATCCGCGAACAGGACGTCACCATCGAGGGAACTGACTTCCTCTCGCTCGTCGAGCAGGGCGCGCGGGTCGACTCCCTCCTGGACCGCGAGCTGGCCGACCAGTACGACGACGCGCTGGCGAAGGCCCGCGAGCACGTCGTCGACAGCCTCTCGCTGAAGTCCGGCGAGGACGGTCCCGTCGAACGGCTGTTTCCGACCGACCCGACCTTCCCCGTCGAACACCGCGAGGACGTCGCTTCGCGCCTGAAGACCGAGTTGGGCGCGGCCCGCGACCAGCGCGCCGCTCGCTTGAAGGCCGAACTCGCGACCGACCTCGGCGACCTGCGCGAGCCGGTCGAAGCCCTCGTTCGCGACGCGCTGGAACGCGACGTCGAACTCGCCGTCGCCCGCTTCGCCCGCGACTTCGAGTGCGTCATGCCCGAGTTCGGCGGCAGCGGCTTCGCCATCGAGGGCGGCCGCTCGCCGCTCTTGGACGTCGATTTTGCAGATGTGGACCCCGTCGACTACACGGTCGAGGGCGTCACGCTCCTCTCCGGCGTCAACAGCGGTGGCAAGACCTCGACGCTGGACCTCGTCGGCGTCGTCGTCCTGCTCGCCCACATGGGCCTGCCCGTCCCCGCCGAGCGCGTCCGACTGGAGACCTTCGAGGAACTGCACTACTACGCGAAGTCACAGGGGACGCTCGACGCTGGCGCGTTCGAGGCCACGCTCCGGGACTTCGCCGACCTGACCGAAGGGGCCGAAAACCGCCTCGTGCTCGTCGACGAACTGGAGAGCATCACCGAACCAGGTGCCAGTGCCAAAATCATCGCCGGTATCCTCGAAGAACTCGACGGGCAGGACGCGACGGCGGTGTTCGTCTCCCATCTCGCTGGCGGCATCCGCGAGGCCGCGGACTTCCACGTCGCCGTCGACGGCATCGAGGCCGTCGGCCTCGAAGACGGCCAGCTGGTCGTCAACCGCTCGCCCGTCAAGGACCATCTCGCGCGGTCGACGCCGGAGCTCATCGTCGAGAAACTGGCCGGCGAGAGCGGCAACGCCTTCTACGACCGCCTGTTGAAGAAGTTCTGA
- a CDS encoding TRAM domain-containing protein codes for MPDCPLADDCPSFQERIQGMGCQHYGNRGGAEWCQHYDQPIRDLKQQPVKPGEEVIVEVTDIHESGAGVGRTEDGFIVMVDGILPDARAKVKIIRVMSNHARAEEVERLPMEETEDESDDDTDNDRDRNRGRDRPSRPERLGSRDNFWGGS; via the coding sequence ATGCCGGACTGTCCACTGGCTGACGACTGCCCAAGCTTCCAAGAGCGCATCCAGGGCATGGGCTGTCAACACTACGGAAACCGCGGCGGTGCCGAGTGGTGTCAGCACTACGACCAACCGATCCGCGACCTGAAACAGCAACCGGTCAAGCCGGGCGAGGAAGTCATCGTCGAGGTGACCGACATCCACGAGAGCGGTGCCGGTGTCGGCCGCACCGAGGACGGCTTCATCGTCATGGTCGACGGAATCCTGCCCGACGCTCGTGCGAAGGTCAAGATCATCCGCGTGATGTCGAACCACGCTCGCGCAGAAGAGGTCGAGCGGCTCCCGATGGAGGAGACGGAAGACGAGTCGGACGACGACACCGACAACGACCGGGACCGCAACCGTGGTCGCGACAGACCGAGCCGTCCGGAGCGGCTCGGCAGCCGCGACAACTTCTGGGGCGGGTCCTAG
- a CDS encoding Tfx family DNA-binding protein, with the protein MDDVPDVDALLEQVGFDPERSILTRRQAEVLVLRERGVRQAVIADCLGTSRANVSSIEASARSNVEKARETVAFAEALTAPVQVDVAAGTDLYDVPKLVYDACDDAGVKVNHTAPDLMKLVSDAAGDAIRGREVRESILVGVTSDGSVRVRRSR; encoded by the coding sequence ATGGACGACGTCCCGGATGTCGACGCGCTCTTGGAACAGGTCGGCTTCGACCCCGAGCGCAGCATCCTGACGCGACGGCAGGCGGAGGTGCTCGTGCTCCGCGAGCGTGGAGTCCGACAGGCAGTCATCGCCGACTGTCTCGGGACGTCGCGAGCGAACGTCTCCAGTATCGAGGCGAGTGCCCGCTCGAACGTCGAGAAGGCACGTGAGACCGTCGCCTTCGCCGAGGCACTGACCGCGCCCGTGCAGGTCGACGTCGCCGCCGGAACCGACCTCTACGACGTGCCGAAACTGGTCTACGACGCCTGCGACGACGCCGGTGTGAAGGTCAACCACACCGCGCCGGACCTGATGAAACTCGTCAGCGACGCCGCTGGCGACGCGATTCGCGGCCGCGAGGTCCGCGAGTCGATCCTCGTCGGCGTGACGAGCGACGGCTCGGTCCGGGTCAGACGCTCGCGCTGA
- the katG gene encoding catalase/peroxidase HPI: MKRSNKDWWPEQLSLDILDQNARTSDPMGEEFDYGEAFESLDLDEVKDDIEDVLTTSQDWWPADYGHYGPLMIRMAWHSAGTYRSSDGRGGAGGGRQRFAPLNSWPDNANLDKARRLLWPVKQKYGKSLSWADLMVLTGNVAMESMGFKTFGFAGGREDEYEPDEAVDWGPEDEMETQERFDEPGNIQEGLGASVMGLIYVNPEGPDGQPDPEASAKNIRQTFDRMAMNDEQTVALIAGGHTFGKVHGADDPENLGPEPEAAPIEAQGFGWENDHGSGKGADTITSGIEGPWTQSPTSWDMGYLENLLEYEWEPEKGPGGAWQWTPTDESLHGSAEPAHDEGEATPMMLTTDIALKKDPKYREIIERFQENPMEFGMAFAKAWYKLTHRDMGPPERFLGPEVPDEEMIWQDPIPDADYDTVGDAEVAELEEAILDSGLSVSQLAKTAWASASTYRDSDKRGGANGARIRLRPQRDWEVNEPEQLATALDTLQAIQEDFNSSRDDDVRVSLADLIVLGGNVAVEEAAAAAGHDVDVPFEPGRTDASQEKTDVESFEALKPKADGFRNYRSDAAEQPGEELLVDKADLLGLTPTEMTVLVGGMRALGATYGDEDHGVFTDQPGALTNDFFDNLLSMENAWQPVDGEDNLYEVRDRDTGEVKWTGTRVDLIFGSHSRLRAIAEVYGADDAEEKFVEDFVDAWHKIMTADRFDLK; this comes from the coding sequence ATGAAGAGGTCCAACAAAGACTGGTGGCCGGAACAGCTGAGCCTGGATATTCTCGACCAGAACGCCCGCACTTCTGACCCGATGGGTGAGGAGTTCGACTACGGCGAGGCGTTCGAGTCGCTCGACCTCGACGAGGTCAAAGACGACATCGAGGACGTCCTGACGACGTCACAGGACTGGTGGCCAGCCGACTACGGCCACTACGGCCCGCTGATGATCCGGATGGCGTGGCACAGTGCCGGAACGTACCGTTCCAGCGACGGCCGCGGTGGTGCCGGTGGTGGCCGACAGCGGTTCGCGCCGCTCAACAGTTGGCCCGACAACGCGAACCTCGACAAGGCGCGCCGACTGCTCTGGCCCGTCAAGCAGAAGTACGGAAAGAGCCTCTCGTGGGCCGACCTGATGGTCCTGACCGGCAACGTCGCCATGGAGTCGATGGGCTTCAAGACGTTCGGCTTCGCCGGTGGCCGCGAGGACGAGTACGAACCGGACGAGGCCGTCGACTGGGGTCCCGAAGACGAGATGGAGACGCAGGAACGCTTCGACGAGCCCGGTAACATCCAGGAGGGACTCGGTGCCTCCGTCATGGGGCTCATCTACGTCAACCCCGAAGGGCCGGACGGCCAGCCCGACCCCGAGGCGTCGGCGAAGAACATCCGCCAGACGTTCGACCGCATGGCGATGAACGACGAGCAGACCGTCGCGCTCATCGCCGGTGGCCACACCTTCGGGAAGGTCCACGGCGCGGACGACCCCGAGAACCTCGGCCCGGAACCCGAGGCCGCACCTATCGAGGCGCAGGGCTTCGGCTGGGAGAACGACCACGGCTCCGGCAAGGGTGCCGACACCATCACGAGCGGTATCGAAGGTCCCTGGACACAGTCGCCCACCTCGTGGGACATGGGCTATCTCGAGAACCTGCTCGAGTACGAGTGGGAGCCGGAGAAGGGTCCCGGCGGCGCGTGGCAGTGGACGCCGACCGACGAGTCGCTCCACGGCAGTGCCGAACCCGCCCACGACGAGGGCGAGGCGACGCCGATGATGCTGACGACCGACATCGCGCTGAAGAAGGACCCCAAGTACCGCGAGATCATCGAGCGGTTCCAGGAGAACCCGATGGAGTTCGGCATGGCCTTCGCGAAGGCCTGGTACAAGCTGACCCACCGTGACATGGGCCCGCCGGAACGCTTCCTCGGCCCGGAAGTCCCGGACGAGGAGATGATCTGGCAGGACCCCATCCCGGACGCCGACTACGACACCGTCGGCGACGCGGAGGTCGCAGAACTCGAGGAGGCCATCCTCGACTCCGGCCTCTCGGTCTCGCAGCTCGCCAAGACCGCGTGGGCGTCGGCGTCGACGTACCGCGACAGCGACAAGCGCGGCGGCGCGAACGGCGCGCGCATCCGTCTCCGCCCGCAGCGCGACTGGGAGGTCAACGAGCCGGAACAGCTCGCGACCGCCCTCGACACGCTGCAGGCCATCCAGGAGGACTTCAACAGCTCGCGTGACGACGACGTGCGCGTCTCGCTCGCGGATCTCATCGTCCTCGGCGGCAACGTCGCCGTCGAAGAGGCAGCCGCCGCGGCTGGCCACGACGTCGACGTCCCGTTCGAGCCGGGCCGCACCGACGCCAGTCAGGAGAAGACCGACGTCGAGTCCTTCGAGGCGCTCAAGCCCAAGGCCGACGGCTTCCGTAACTACCGCTCGGACGCCGCCGAGCAGCCCGGCGAGGAACTCCTCGTCGACAAGGCCGACCTTCTCGGTCTCACGCCGACGGAGATGACCGTCCTCGTCGGCGGGATGCGCGCACTCGGAGCCACCTACGGCGACGAGGACCACGGCGTCTTCACCGACCAGCCGGGCGCGCTCACCAACGACTTCTTCGACAACCTCCTCAGCATGGAGAACGCGTGGCAGCCCGTCGACGGCGAGGACAACCTCTACGAGGTTCGCGACCGCGACACGGGCGAGGTCAAGTGGACCGGCACTCGCGTCGACCTCATCTTCGGCTCGCACTCGCGACTCCGTGCCATCGCGGAAGTCTACGGTGCCGACGACGCCGAGGAGAAGTTCGTCGAGGACTTCGTCGACGCGTGGCACAAGATCATGACCGCCGACCGCTTCGACCTGAAGTAA
- the nasA gene encoding assimilatory nitrate reductase NasA — MTEWQPTTCMRCAVGCGYRQRSDADDHGVTEVRGDPDHPTSNGLKCRRGVRETVAPEGERLTEPMIRRGGTLQPTDWDTALGVVSTRLIEALRDGNDNVAVLGSGQQTNEAAYALGKVARGGFGTRHYDANTTLCMASAVTAYYQAFGSDAPPPTYDDIPQAQTHLVWGANPAIAHPVLHRWITNSADDEAGQLVVIDPVETETARAADVHIQPEPGTDLALARAVLAHIFETGNIDTAFVGPHTTGFEEMVESLPDVEAAAETADVPVEQVETMAAVLDAPTILYWGMGVNQSIQGTGTARALIDLCLATGNLGPGTGPFSLTGQANSMGNRVCASKGTWPGYREFTEIENRKAVADTWDVPLSRLPSSPGPGFVRIVDELARGSIDVCWTVATNPVAGMPDASHVRRALDDVFLVVQDAFSSDTVACADVVLPAATWGESEGTTINMERRVSRVTATADPPGAARTDIDIIAAIGNRIDSDLFASPPVEPEAVFDELRGVTAGTTADLSGITYDRLADELAVRWPAPDLESQGGYRYYDDGEWSFHTDSGRAHFSTVTHQRVPEPIDEEYPLTLTTGRLSGVYNTGVRTRDSGDVGRPTARIHPETIAEHLQSLDRGRTVLQSRRSSVVVDVAPTDTVPPGVVWLPIHNAAANELTLSEVDPESAEPNFKQCAVGLRAPERRDTDDLVLPK; from the coding sequence ATGACAGAGTGGCAACCGACGACGTGTATGCGGTGTGCGGTCGGCTGTGGCTACCGCCAGCGGAGCGACGCGGACGACCACGGCGTCACGGAGGTGCGCGGTGACCCCGACCATCCGACGAGCAACGGGCTGAAATGTCGGCGTGGCGTCCGCGAGACGGTCGCTCCCGAGGGGGAGCGGCTGACCGAGCCGATGATCCGGCGCGGCGGGACGCTCCAGCCGACGGACTGGGACACCGCACTCGGCGTCGTGAGCACGCGGCTCATCGAGGCACTCCGCGACGGCAACGACAACGTCGCCGTGTTGGGGAGCGGACAGCAGACGAACGAGGCAGCGTACGCGCTGGGAAAAGTCGCCCGCGGCGGGTTCGGCACCCGGCACTACGACGCCAACACGACGCTGTGTATGGCCTCGGCTGTCACCGCATACTACCAGGCCTTCGGCAGCGACGCGCCCCCACCGACGTACGACGACATCCCGCAGGCGCAGACCCACCTCGTGTGGGGTGCCAATCCGGCCATCGCCCACCCGGTGTTACACCGCTGGATTACGAACAGTGCCGACGACGAGGCAGGTCAGCTGGTGGTCATCGACCCGGTCGAGACGGAGACAGCGAGGGCCGCAGACGTCCACATCCAGCCCGAACCGGGGACCGACCTCGCGCTGGCCCGAGCAGTACTGGCCCATATCTTCGAGACCGGCAACATCGATACCGCGTTCGTCGGGCCCCACACGACGGGCTTCGAGGAAATGGTCGAGTCGCTGCCCGATGTCGAGGCGGCGGCCGAGACGGCGGATGTGCCGGTCGAGCAGGTCGAAACGATGGCGGCGGTGCTCGACGCCCCCACGATACTGTACTGGGGGATGGGCGTCAACCAGAGCATCCAGGGGACCGGAACGGCACGGGCACTCATCGACCTCTGTCTGGCGACGGGTAACCTCGGCCCCGGGACCGGACCGTTCTCACTGACGGGGCAGGCCAACTCCATGGGGAACCGCGTCTGCGCCTCGAAAGGGACCTGGCCCGGCTACCGGGAGTTCACCGAGATAGAGAACCGCAAGGCGGTCGCCGACACGTGGGACGTTCCGCTCAGCCGCTTGCCGTCGTCTCCCGGTCCCGGTTTCGTCCGCATCGTCGACGAACTCGCCCGCGGGAGCATCGACGTCTGCTGGACGGTCGCGACCAACCCGGTGGCGGGGATGCCCGACGCGAGCCACGTCAGGCGCGCCCTCGACGACGTGTTTCTCGTCGTGCAAGACGCGTTCTCCTCGGACACCGTCGCGTGTGCCGACGTGGTGTTGCCGGCGGCGACGTGGGGAGAGTCGGAGGGCACGACGATCAACATGGAACGTCGAGTGTCCAGGGTCACTGCGACGGCCGACCCGCCGGGTGCGGCCCGGACGGATATCGACATCATCGCGGCTATCGGCAACCGGATCGACTCCGACCTGTTCGCCTCCCCACCGGTCGAACCCGAGGCGGTCTTCGACGAGCTGCGCGGAGTGACAGCCGGCACGACGGCGGATCTCTCGGGTATCACCTACGACCGACTGGCCGACGAGCTCGCGGTCAGGTGGCCGGCTCCGGACCTCGAGAGTCAGGGCGGATACCGGTACTACGACGACGGGGAGTGGTCGTTCCACACCGACTCCGGTCGGGCGCACTTCTCCACCGTCACGCACCAGCGTGTCCCCGAACCGATCGACGAGGAGTATCCGCTCACTCTGACGACCGGCCGACTCTCCGGCGTGTACAACACGGGCGTCCGAACACGCGACAGCGGTGACGTGGGACGACCGACCGCACGGATTCACCCCGAGACGATCGCGGAGCATCTGCAGTCTCTCGACCGTGGCCGAACGGTTCTCCAATCCCGTCGGTCCAGCGTGGTAGTCGACGTCGCCCCGACCGACACCGTTCCACCCGGCGTCGTCTGGCTCCCGATTCACAACGCCGCCGCCAACGAACTGACGCTATCGGAGGTCGATCCCGAGTCGGCTGAACCCAACTTCAAGCAGTGTGCTGTCGGTCTGCGTGCCCCCGAACGGCGCGACACCGACGACCTCGTTCTCCCGAAGTAA
- a CDS encoding MFS transporter, with protein sequence MTKYRTLLLATIGFNFSFLIWFSFAPFTGPMAEEFGLSLAEIGILASAAIWLAPFGRILTGWLSDKFGAPVVFAIVLAYVGVFSIWSAFAESYAVFFGTRLIVATAGITFVIGIQHVSEWFEEEELGTAEGIYAGIGNAGAAGGALILPRVFGAGWSGPLFDTNWRAAFFYTGVVAIGLAVVYFVFGEAAKSTEKRQATKESATAKEWFFTATRYGTVLLAFGYVMTFGLELSMNGWLATYYREGFNTQNLVLASTFAATFSIAAGLLRPVGGYVSDLLARKEKDILPVFTGRYREQWTFVSLCFVVLTMFGMTLAGLSGQVMLAVGVGFLVGMGCAFAEGAIFAQVPAMFPNSSGAVAGVVGGIGTVGGIVYPLVYAAPFLPNLHTGYSVVAVSMIPIVLLAAWVFQPHIASRASDDGFITRDDSSVVADD encoded by the coding sequence ATGACCAAGTACCGGACGCTGCTCCTGGCGACGATCGGGTTCAACTTCTCGTTCCTGATCTGGTTCTCGTTCGCTCCCTTCACCGGACCGATGGCCGAGGAGTTCGGGCTGTCGCTCGCGGAGATCGGTATCCTCGCGAGTGCCGCCATCTGGCTCGCGCCGTTCGGTCGGATACTAACCGGCTGGCTCTCCGACAAGTTCGGCGCGCCGGTGGTCTTCGCTATCGTCCTCGCGTACGTCGGTGTCTTCTCTATCTGGAGCGCGTTCGCCGAGTCCTACGCTGTCTTCTTCGGGACGCGTCTCATCGTCGCAACGGCAGGGATCACGTTTGTCATCGGCATTCAGCACGTCTCCGAGTGGTTCGAGGAGGAGGAACTCGGCACCGCTGAAGGCATCTACGCTGGCATCGGAAACGCGGGCGCGGCCGGCGGGGCACTCATCCTGCCACGCGTGTTCGGTGCTGGCTGGAGTGGTCCTCTGTTCGACACCAACTGGCGGGCCGCGTTCTTCTACACCGGGGTCGTCGCCATCGGACTCGCGGTCGTCTACTTCGTCTTTGGTGAGGCTGCGAAGTCGACCGAAAAGCGGCAGGCGACCAAAGAGAGCGCGACCGCCAAGGAGTGGTTCTTCACCGCAACGCGATACGGGACGGTCCTCCTCGCGTTCGGGTACGTGATGACGTTCGGGCTGGAGCTGTCGATGAACGGCTGGCTGGCCACCTACTACCGCGAGGGATTCAACACCCAGAACCTCGTGCTTGCCTCGACGTTCGCGGCGACGTTCTCCATTGCGGCCGGACTGTTGCGGCCGGTCGGTGGATACGTGAGCGACCTCCTGGCACGCAAAGAGAAGGACATCCTCCCGGTGTTCACCGGCCGCTACCGCGAACAGTGGACGTTCGTCTCGCTCTGTTTCGTCGTCCTGACCATGTTCGGGATGACGCTCGCGGGACTGAGCGGGCAGGTGATGCTCGCGGTCGGCGTCGGGTTCCTCGTCGGGATGGGCTGTGCGTTCGCCGAGGGGGCGATCTTCGCGCAGGTCCCGGCGATGTTCCCGAACAGTTCCGGAGCGGTCGCCGGCGTCGTCGGTGGCATCGGGACGGTCGGTGGCATCGTCTACCCGCTGGTGTACGCCGCACCGTTCCTGCCGAACCTCCACACCGGCTACTCGGTCGTGGCCGTCTCGATGATTCCCATCGTCCTGCTGGCAGCCTGGGTGTTCCAGCCGCACATCGCCAGCCGAGCGAGCGACGACGGGTTCATCACGCGGGACGATTCGTCCGTAGTCGCAGACGACTGA